One segment of Coffea arabica cultivar ET-39 chromosome 7c, Coffea Arabica ET-39 HiFi, whole genome shotgun sequence DNA contains the following:
- the LOC140010737 gene encoding glyoxylase I 4-like — MAILEIEEEVCSSQALPLLSLNHVSLVVKSVWASVRFYVNVLGFVLVKRPSSFDFHGAWLYNYGIGIHLIERDAMDCEYQTSIEPRRIDPKDNHISFQCTDVKLVRRRLEDKGMKYVSAVVEDEGIKVDQVFFHDPDGYMIEVCNCENLPVLPISSPCPFKPNFSSVKYDKMGGITNSCALVLETIMMESLTTEMMNFSF, encoded by the exons ATGGCAATTTTGGAGATTGAGGAGGAAGTATGCAGCAGCCAAGCATTGCCTCTTCTCTCGTTGAATCATGTTTCACTGGTGGTAAAATCTGTTTGGGCTTCCGTCAGATTCTATGTTAACGTATTGGGCTTTGTTCTCGTCAAACGcccttcttcttttgatttccaTGGAGCTTG GTTGTACAATTATGGTATCGGCATTCATCTCATTGAAAGAGACGCCATGGATTGTGAGTACCAGACCTCAATTGAACCGCGTCGCATTGATCCAAAAGATAACCACATTTCCTTTCAG TGCACTGATGTGAAGCTCGTGAGGAGGAGATTAGAAGACAAGGGAATGAAGTACGTGAGCGCAGTGGTGGAGGATGAAGGGATCAAGGTTGATCAAGTGTTCTTCCATGACCCTGATGGCTATATGATTGAAGTTTGCAACTGTGAAAATCTTCCAGTCCTTCCAATCTCTTCACCCTGCCCCTTCAAGCCAAATTTCAGCAGTGTAAAGTACGACAAGATGGGAGGGATAACAAATTCATGTGCTCTAGTCTTGGAGACTATCATGATGGAGAGCTTGACCACGGAAATGATGAACTTTTCCTTCTGA